The stretch of DNA GGCTGCTGCGCAAGGGAAACTACGCCGAGCGGGTGGGCGCCGGTGCTCCCGTGTACCTGGCGGCCGTGCTCGAGTACCTGACGGCTGAGATCCTGGAGCTGGCGGGCAACGCGGCGCGCGACAACAAGAAGACGCGCATCATCCCTCGCCACCTGCAGCTGGCCATCCGCAACGACGAGGAGCTCAACAAGCTGCTGGGCCGCGTGACCATCGCGCAGGGCGGCGTCCTGCCCAACATCCAGGCCGTGCTTCTGCCCAAGAAGACCGAGAGCCACCACAAGGCCAAGGGAAAGTAAAATCAAAGAtctgtaaagatttttttccaaaccAAAGGCTCTTTTAAGAGCCATCCACTTTTTCAGAGATGTGCTGTTAACAGTGTCGTTTTTAAAGAATGGTAtacatgggcttggcagcgtggcctagtggctaaggtcctcgccttgatcccatatggcccctggttctaatcccggcagctctacttcctctctatctctcctcctctcagtatatctgactttgtaatgaatctttaaaaaaaaaaaaaaaggtatacttGTTATGTAAGTTGGTTATAGTGCTGACCAATGCATCATAAGAAGTGTTTTTGCCTTCAGTCCATACAATCTCGCTTCTCTAATATAGCAGCCAAACCCTTCGTCTTAGCCCCACAGCTCCTGAAACCCTAAGTGCTGGGTACAGGTTCTGCGTTCACTGTGGTATACAAGGAGTTTTAAGCTAACATTGAGTCCGGGAGGTTGTCACTGAGCTAGAACGACTGTGAAGGCTTTCACCAGGGACCTGACTATTCCAGAATTGTGGGGGAAAATTCGAGTTCGGAGCTTTTGGCCGATCCGAATTTCCTATCCAAGACCTTTGTCATTTGAAAGGAGCCCAGGGATGTAGGGTAGAGTCGTAGTTCCCCGCAATGTAGAGGTCCGCAGGAAAATAGCTGGGACACGGGGCGTTCCAAGCCTGTCCCTGGAAGAGTCGCCCTCAATAGCAAATGCTTCTCTAACGGCTGCCACAGTTCAGTCACCATAGTTAAAGGAACAAGAGAGGCACAAAAAGTAGATGGGCCCGGAGCAATTAATCCAATGAGAGCCCAGTGCGTCATCCTCGCGTCATTGACGCCACAGCCACTGGCTTTATTCCGCGGGAGTTTTTAAAGTGCAGAGACCAATCCGATTTTCCCTCAGTATATTTAAAGGGAGAACGGCGCCGAACGTACTCAGCCTCTCCTTGTAACTGCTACAAGCATCCCAAATGGCTCGCACGAAGCAGACTGCCCGCAAGTCGACCGGCGGCAAGGCCCCGCGCAAGCAGCTGGCCACCAAGGCGGCCCGCAAGAGCGCGCCGGCCACGGGCGGCGTCAAGAAGCCGCACCGCTACCGGCCGGGCACGGTGGCGCTGCGCGAGATCCGGCGCTACCAGAAGTCGACGGAGCTGCTGATCCGCAAGCTGCCGTTCCAGCGGCTGGTGCGCGAGATCGCGCAGGACTTCAAGACGGACCTGCGCTTCCAGAGCTCGGCCGTGATGGCGCTGCAGGAGGCGTGCGAGGCCTACCTGGTGGGGCTCTTCGAGGACACCAACCTGTGCGCCATCCACGCCAAGCGCGTCACCATCATGCCCAAGGACATCCAGCTGGCGCGCCGCATCCGGGGAGAGCGAGCTTAAGTCGACCTTGGAGCACTCCACATGAAAATCCAAAGGCTCTTTTCAGAGCCACCACTTTCTCTTGAGAACAGCTGTGACTTCGGGGATTTTCACATCTTTGTCGCTGTATGTCTCTTTATTTTGGTTGGCTAATTTGGAATGTTTTATTTATGGAGGCGTAAATCTATCCTGTTTGGTTGCCTCAAAACAGTATTTTTAGAATGCCGAATATGCCCGGAAACTAAACCTGGCAGCATCTTTAGTATGTTTTTCTGTTCTATGTACCCATGATGTCTCTTGCTAAATCTAATTGTGGTTTTTCAACTAGCATTTTAACTATTTGCTTTGTGTTAATGTTACCCTGTGAACTGGTAACCATGAGGAAGCTGCTAACTGAATGGCTATTTAAGAAAGGATGGATATTCCAGTTATTAGTGCTGGGGCTTGAAATCGGTTCATTGTACCAATACAGTAAGGTAAGCTTTTGTGCATCATTCTGGTCCAGGTGGCTAAGTTAGTGTGGAGGTTGAGCACAGGCAATGCTAGTTTTGCTTGGAAACGGGTGTTTTCATTTTGGCTGACTAGCTGCGGTCTGATCCGACATCAGTAAAGACGTCTCCAGCAGGCTCTTCtgaatgtctttattttcatAGGGAATCCTAGTGCGCTTAATTTCTGAACCACTTGAATATGTTATCTTACTGCAATAGCAAGGAAGCTGCTCTGAGCAGTCTCCCAGCCCTTTCCTGAGGTGTGCTTATTTGCGTTTACATGGGGACTTGGATAGCCAAGGtttgtctttttatctttttaaggtttagctatttttattggaaaggtagtagGAGGGATAGATCTTCGATACACTGGTTTACTGTCTAAATGGCTACTTtgcagctgagttgatctgaagccaggagcttgttctaggtcttccaaggccttgggtctttctctacggctttcccaggcgatgagcagggagctggatgggaagtgcagcactCTGTACATGAACTAATGCCCCTGTGGTATCCCCGCGCTTGCAAGTTCATGgtttagtcaattgagccatcatgccaggctctcaGGTGGTTCATTTGTATTAATTTTagcaatttcatttctttcaggtagttttctgtttttttaaacctTATGTAATGGACCTGGTGTGTTGCCTCAGAGgcaaattcttgccttgtatgcaccagtatgccatatgagtgctggttcatatcctggctgttgcacttcccattcagttccctgtttatgtgATATACGACAattggtaaaataaataaataaataaatagccactGTATTAGTTCTAACATTATATCATTGCCCAAAGATATTTCCTGTGATCATTTCATCTTAGCTCCCTCATAAATATCTGTGTAGAAATTGTAATCATACTACTTAAAGAAATTTGTTTTGATGTAttcaaaaggaggagagacacctTGCACCTACTGGTTAATCCCCCaatgcctgctgcagcagcagcagcaggggttgggacatctgaagctgggagtctagGCCTGCTCtccttacatgggtggcaggtacttCAACCATTGCAGTTGTGTCTATGGTCCTCCTAGGCAACCACTGCATTCAGATGTTGCAGTTAATTCATGCCAAGGCTCTGCAGTGTGCTGATGTCCTCGCTCCTAAGTCCCTGCTGCACGCTAATGGATTTTAAGATGCATCtattatgtgtatattttctgggTGTTGACAGTGGGGCAGATTCTGGGTTGTGTGTTCACAATACACACAgaatggaaaagagaaagaggaactaAGTGGTTAGGTGTCCTCCAAGAGAAGCAAGGAAAACTGGCCATGCAGCGGTCTGTGGAAGGGAAAAACATGGGTTTTTACTTTGGAGTGAATGCTGGTAACAagatataaaaacatcaaaaattagATCGAGAAAAATGTGTGTGGGGATGGAGACTTGATAGTGGGAGGCAGAGATCATAAGTATCTGCTCATAGTTGTTACTCAAAGCTTGCTTGCTGAGTTGCTCTATCCATCCTTCATCTGCCCTTCTGTCTCCCTTGTAGGATGTTGCAGAATAGCCGAGAAACCTGCATTCAAATTCTAGCACACCAGAAATCCCTTCTAGGACAAAAGCCGCATTTCTATGTGGAAAATTAGAGCATGTATTTCCCacatatgtcagttgatttccTAGTCAGCGACAGTTTTATTTGAATTTAAGGACCCTGACAACTACCAGCTGCACATAGCTCTCTCCCTCTTGAAGTGATGTGCCAACTAGACATATTAATGGTACCTTCCTTGGGAATTGTCCAGCTGGCTTAAGAATTCACACTTGGATGGCTTGTAATTTAGCGCCTGTGACATGAGTGCAAACTCCTGGTTCATGAGATTCCTGGGGTAGTGACAGCCGACAGCTGAGTTGCATTTTGGAGACTGTCTCCAGCTGGCTCATTATAGTCAAAGTCAAAAGCCCTTGTCGGCAAGGGTTCTCAGATTCAAGTGCAAAGGCACAGATCTGAGGTACTATTTTTTGAGCTGCTTCAGTCTCCACAGATCCTGGGATGCTCtttgcccttttctcctttcagGATGGAATGTGAACGTGCTTGCTGGAACTGGAGTAGGTGTCTTAGAATACAGAATGTCAGGAGCTTGTTAGAGTGGCAgagcttgggcccggcgccatggcctagcggctaaaagtcctcgccttgaacgtgccaagatcccatatatatgggtgccggttctaatttcggcagccctacttcccatccagttccctgcttgtgatctgggaaagcagttgaggacggcccaaagccttgggcccctgcacccatgtgggagacccggaagaggatccgggctcctggtttggattggcgcagtaccggctgttgcggtcactagggagtgaatcatcagacagaagacatttctctctcctcctctgactttgcaaaaaaaaaaaaaacttaaaaaaaaaaaaagaatggcagagCTCAAAAGACAGGATGGCATCTGATTacactgggcctggcgtggtagcctagtgggtaaagtcttcaccttcacatgccaggattccagatgggtgctggtttgtatcctggtggccctgtttagcaatctagttccctgcttgtgacctaggaaagcagtcaaggatggcccaaggccatgggacttgggtgggaaatttggaagaagcccctggcttcaggttttgggtcagttcagctctggctgttgtgaccacttggggagtaaattaactgatggaagatcttcccctttgcctctcctcctctctgtttatctgacgtTACAATTTAAAAGACAATAAATAAAAGACTTGCCGAACACACAGACCAATGTGTTCTCTGGGTCCCACGCCTTAAACTCAGGGAATCAATTTTAAGCACAAAAAACAATgcatgggaaagagagagggcaAAGCTAACATCACATTTCATGTATGTTGTGTGCCATGTGATCTCAAGCCTTGATTATACAAGTGATACTGTTATGGGGACTTTTCCCAAGGGACTAGGGTAACCTCTgatcttgtctcacatgaaagaatttccACATGGACAAATCAATGAGcaaacagatttattttctttttcttttttctttttttttttttttaattttgttaaagtACATTGGGAATAACCAGATTgatgttttaaatgaaaaagtgcATAAATACAATAATACTACAAGTGTGTTAATTATGGAACAAATGCTTGTCTGGGAGCTAAACAGTACTATTTCCCCACATTATTTACACATTATGAACTGTTCAGATACCACAAAGCACCATTTACAGTCTAAATTGCttacttttatctgaaaggtcCTTTGACTTCAATTCTAGAAGGATCTACCTAGT from Ochotona princeps isolate mOchPri1 chromosome 1, mOchPri1.hap1, whole genome shotgun sequence encodes:
- the LOC131480845 gene encoding histone H2A type 1-E; this encodes MSGRGKQGGKARAKAKTRSSRAGLQFPVGRVHRLLRKGNYAERVGAGAPVYLAAVLEYLTAEILELAGNAARDNKKTRIIPRHLQLAIRNDEELNKLLGRVTIAQGGVLPNIQAVLLPKKTESHHKAKGK